GCATCAAAAGCCACGAGGTTATTTACGCCATCTGCTTGAATTTCAGCCTGCGGCGCTTTGTTTGCGGTAATAGGTTCTGAATGAGCGCTTTCGTTATTAGTTATATCATATGCGGTAATGGTGAAAGTCTGAGGGCCGCTTTCGACAAAAGTAAAATTACAGAAAAGGATTCGGGTTTCTGAGATTTCAGTGTTGCAGACTTCGTTTTGGTTTGAATCGTAAACCCTGAATCCGGCAATTCCCGGAATGTTGTTATCATATTCCCAGCTCACTGTTAATAAATTCAGATATTCGGATGCGCTTGTTTTGGAAAAAATAACGTCAACATTGTTTACAACAACTGTAACCAGCGAAATATTGGAATCCAGGCCTCCGTCATTTGCCTTATAGGTAAAAGAATCCGTGCCGACAAAGTTTGAGGCAGGGGTATAAATGAAAGAACCGTCGGTATTTAATGTTAATGTGCCGTTTGCCGGGCCTGTCACCAGGAGGGCGGTGAGAGCGGAACTCTCAATATCCGTATCATTTCCTAAAACACCAGGAGCGTAAACGGTAAGAGTTGTGTTTTCGTCCATACTGTTAATGTCTACAGAAGAAACAGGAGGATTATTTGCTGGGGCCGGCGGTTCATTAACCGGTTGCTGCGGTTCTTCCGGAGGTGTTTCTTCGATGACCGGGATGGGTTGTTCGGTTTCAACTGTTTCCGGAGTTGAAGCGGTGGTGATGTCAGGAGATTGCGGAGGAGTGTCGGATCCGCCCGAACCGCAGGCGGTAAGCAGTACAGTGATCAATAGGGTCAGAAGAAGCAGCAGGATTCTGTTTCTTGTTATTTCCTGGGCGCGCGGATCGTCATTCCAGGGCATTGGAGTCCTGATGGTGGTCAGCGTCAGACTCAGGAGAAGAATAAGGAAAGAGGATGAGAGAAGCAGGAAGATGTTAAGAAGTGTGTATGAATCAAAACCTAAATGTAACATGATCTGAGCCCTCCGAAGCCGAAACCGCGTGGGCCTTTCAGTCTCTTTGGGCTGAGTAGATCCACTCGGCAATCCCGCTGCCGTATCCGCATTTGGCGAACTTAGGCCGGTGATTTTGCGTCCCGCCTTTTCAGGCGGTTTGCCGTTAACGAGTTTTTTCCTCTGATATTTGATATTAGCAACTTGTGTGCCAATGGGTCTGGTTACGGGGAAAGCGTGGTTCTTCTTGGTTTTATTGATCAGGGGCAGCGAGCTGAGTTCTTAGCGCCTCAAGGGGAAGAAGTGTCCTGTGGGTGAATTCCCCGAGGTCCGGAGTTTTTTTTATGCCTCGGAAACCCCGGACAAGTATTGAAATCCTGGCTTATTTAGTGGAAAAGAATCATGATTTCCTTGAGGATAAAAAATAATATGTAAACTTTGTTTCCGTTCCTTGTTGACTCAATACTTGCTAATGTACATAATGGGAGTGAAACATTACTACGTTGATATATTGTGAATGAGGGTTACATGATGGAAAAGCGAAAAGACGA
This genomic window from Pseudomonadota bacterium contains:
- a CDS encoding cadherin-like domain-containing protein; the protein is MLHLGFDSYTLLNIFLLLSSSFLILLLSLTLTTIRTPMPWNDDPRAQEITRNRILLLLLTLLITVLLTACGSGGSDTPPQSPDITTASTPETVETEQPIPVIEETPPEEPQQPVNEPPAPANNPPVSSVDINSMDENTTLTVYAPGVLGNDTDIESSALTALLVTGPANGTLTLNTDGSFIYTPASNFVGTDSFTYKANDGGLDSNISLVTVVVNNVDVIFSKTSASEYLNLLTVSWEYDNNIPGIAGFRVYDSNQNEVCNTEISETRILFCNFTFVESGPQTFTITAYDITNNESAHSEPITANKAPQAEIQADGVNNLVAFDA